The following are encoded in a window of Pseudomonas multiresinivorans genomic DNA:
- a CDS encoding PilZ domain-containing protein — MANQRQYPRTPMKCRIKISHPDFGDVFGHTRDLSDGGVYVRHEVLAALPAGTRVTGQVQDMPFDAPILEMEVMRTDAEGAGFRFVGNA, encoded by the coding sequence ATGGCCAACCAAAGGCAGTACCCGCGGACCCCGATGAAGTGCCGGATCAAGATCAGTCACCCCGACTTCGGCGACGTGTTCGGCCATACCCGTGACTTGTCGGACGGCGGCGTCTACGTTCGCCATGAAGTGCTCGCCGCGCTGCCCGCGGGGACGCGGGTCACCGGCCAGGTGCAGGACATGCCCTTCGATGCGCCGATCCTGGAGATGGAAGTGATGCGCACCGACGCCGAGGGCGCGGGTTTCCGCTTCGTCGGCAACGCCTGA
- the ehuB gene encoding ectoine/hydroxyectoine ABC transporter substrate-binding protein EhuB: MSTAPVFLRRLSLACTLAAGALASAGSYAETTLERIQSTGTVRIGYANEAPFAYTETSGKVTGESPEIATQIFTKMGVKKIEPVLTEWGALIPGLRAGRFDVIAAGMYITPPRCQQVIFTDPHYQIPDTLLVKKGNPKNLHSYADVKNNPDVKLAIMSGTAEMGYARAEGVAEEQIVQVPDTTAQLQAVRAGRADASVGTALTMKGLAAKGGDAVEAISDFKDDPSHIGYGALAFRPEDKDLRDAVNQQLKGWLGGAEHLATVKPFGFDKSNVTDKTAAELCKQ, translated from the coding sequence ATGAGTACCGCCCCTGTTTTCCTGCGCCGCCTGAGCCTCGCCTGTACCCTCGCCGCCGGCGCCCTGGCCAGCGCCGGCAGCTACGCCGAAACCACCCTGGAACGTATCCAGAGCACCGGCACCGTGCGCATCGGCTATGCCAACGAAGCACCCTTCGCCTACACCGAGACTTCCGGCAAGGTCACCGGGGAATCCCCGGAAATCGCCACGCAGATCTTCACGAAAATGGGCGTGAAGAAGATCGAGCCGGTGCTCACCGAATGGGGCGCGCTGATCCCCGGCCTGCGCGCCGGCCGCTTCGACGTGATCGCCGCGGGCATGTACATCACCCCGCCGCGTTGCCAGCAGGTGATCTTCACCGACCCGCACTACCAGATTCCCGACACCCTGCTGGTGAAGAAGGGCAACCCGAAGAACCTGCACAGCTACGCCGACGTGAAGAACAATCCGGACGTGAAGCTGGCGATCATGTCCGGCACCGCCGAGATGGGCTACGCCCGCGCCGAAGGCGTAGCGGAAGAGCAGATCGTCCAGGTGCCGGATACCACCGCGCAGTTGCAGGCCGTGCGCGCCGGCCGCGCCGATGCCAGTGTCGGCACCGCGCTGACCATGAAGGGCCTGGCTGCCAAGGGCGGCGACGCGGTGGAAGCCATCAGCGACTTCAAGGACGACCCATCGCACATTGGCTACGGCGCCCTGGCCTTCCGCCCGGAGGACAAGGACCTACGCGACGCGGTGAACCAGCAGCTCAAGGGCTGGCTGGGCGGCGCCGAGCACCTGGCGACGGTGAAACCGTTCGGCTTCGACAAGTCCAACGTCACCGACAAGACTGCTGCCGAGCTCTGCAAACAGTGA
- the ehuC gene encoding ectoine/hydroxyectoine ABC transporter permease subunit EhuC yields MGELLPLLLEGAWVTVQVTVFGSLLAVAAAILAALGRLAPWPAVRWLAIGYIELFRGTSLLVQLFWLYFVLPLPPFNLEMSAYSVAIIGLGLHIGAYGAEVMRGAIGSVPKGQYEAALALNMTPFTRFRRIILPQALLCAIPPGTNLLIELLKNTSLVSLITLSDLTFRARQLDQATFETMKIFALTLVLYFVLAQLIVFLMRRLERWLGHGRIHGGL; encoded by the coding sequence ATGGGTGAATTACTTCCTCTGCTGCTGGAGGGCGCCTGGGTCACCGTCCAGGTGACTGTCTTCGGTTCCCTGCTGGCGGTGGCCGCCGCCATTCTTGCCGCGCTCGGCCGGCTCGCGCCGTGGCCGGCGGTACGCTGGCTGGCGATCGGCTACATCGAGCTGTTCCGCGGCACTTCGCTGCTGGTGCAGCTGTTCTGGCTGTACTTCGTGCTGCCGCTGCCGCCGTTCAATCTGGAGATGAGCGCCTACAGCGTGGCGATCATCGGCCTGGGCCTGCACATCGGCGCCTATGGCGCGGAAGTCATGCGCGGCGCCATCGGCTCGGTGCCCAAGGGGCAGTACGAGGCGGCGCTGGCGCTGAACATGACACCGTTCACGCGCTTTCGTCGGATCATCCTGCCGCAGGCGCTGCTCTGTGCGATTCCGCCGGGCACCAACCTGCTGATCGAGCTGCTGAAGAACACCTCGCTGGTGTCACTGATCACCCTCTCGGACCTGACCTTCCGCGCACGCCAGCTGGACCAGGCGACCTTCGAGACCATGAAGATCTTCGCCCTCACCCTGGTGCTGTACTTCGTCCTGGCCCAGCTCATCGTCTTCCTCATGCGGCGCCTGGAGCGCTGGCTGGGGCACGGCCGCATCCACGGAGGCCTGTGA
- a CDS encoding lysophospholipid acyltransferase has protein sequence MEKFKGALVVGFLRLFAMLPWRAVGALGAGIGWLMWKLPNRSREIVRINLSHCFPELSEAELEKLVGRSLMDIGRTLTESACAWMWSPQKSLQYIREVEGMEVLEEALASGDGLVGITSHLGNWEVLNHFYCSYAKPIIFYRPPKLKAVDDLLKKQRVQLGNRVAPSTPEGIKSVIKEVKNGGCVGIPCDPEPDLGSGLFVPYLGTTALTSKFVPSLLSRGKARGVFFHAVRLPDGSGYKVILEAAPADMYDKDMEVSVAALSRELAKYVRAYPSQYMWTMKRFKKRPEGEAKWY, from the coding sequence GTGGAGAAATTCAAGGGCGCACTGGTGGTGGGCTTCCTGCGGTTGTTCGCCATGCTGCCGTGGCGCGCGGTGGGCGCATTGGGCGCGGGCATTGGCTGGCTGATGTGGAAGCTGCCCAACCGCTCCCGCGAGATCGTGCGGATCAACCTGTCGCACTGCTTCCCCGAGCTGTCCGAGGCCGAGCTGGAGAAACTCGTCGGCCGGAGCCTGATGGACATCGGCCGCACGCTCACCGAGAGCGCCTGCGCCTGGATGTGGTCGCCACAGAAATCGCTGCAGTACATCCGCGAAGTCGAAGGCATGGAGGTGCTGGAAGAAGCGCTGGCCTCCGGGGACGGCCTGGTCGGCATCACCAGCCACCTGGGCAACTGGGAAGTGCTCAACCACTTCTACTGCTCCTACGCCAAGCCGATCATCTTCTACCGCCCGCCCAAGCTGAAGGCGGTGGACGACCTGCTGAAGAAACAGCGCGTGCAACTGGGCAACCGCGTCGCGCCGTCCACGCCCGAAGGCATCAAGAGCGTGATCAAGGAAGTGAAGAACGGCGGCTGCGTCGGTATTCCCTGCGATCCGGAACCGGACCTCGGCTCGGGCCTGTTCGTGCCTTACCTGGGCACCACGGCGCTGACCAGCAAGTTCGTGCCGTCCCTGCTCTCGCGCGGCAAGGCGCGCGGGGTGTTCTTCCACGCCGTGCGCCTGCCCGATGGCAGCGGCTACAAGGTGATCCTTGAAGCCGCGCCGGCGGACATGTACGACAAGGACATGGAAGTGTCCGTGGCAGCGCTCAGCCGCGAGCTGGCCAAGTACGTGCGCGCTTATCCGAGCCAGTACATGTGGACCATGAAGCGCTTCAAGAAGCGGCCCGAAGGCGAGGCGAAGTGGTACTGA
- a CDS encoding VIT domain-containing protein, translated as MRTRPLLARLCCLLMAMSASLAALADEGSALNENNASPYFFVESTDASVDALPLKATRVDARVLGNIAEVTVTQEYRNQGATPLEARYVFPASTRAAVHGMTVRLGERVIQAQIREKQKAQAEYQQAKSAGKTAALLEQERENVFQMQVANILPGDVVQVELRYSELLVPTDGRYQFVFPTVVGPRYNGKGTSGSGNQPWISTPYLQQGQPSATQFALQMELLAPVQIGEIASPSHHIDIQRDGQRATLHLAADEATGNNRDFILDYRLGGDQVQSGLLLSHGAQENFFLAMVTPPRAPDTKLIVPRDYVFIVDVSGSMNGFPLDTTKALLRDLIGRLRPSDTFNLLLFSGDNRKLADTSLAATPANLRRATDMLDGEQGAGGTELMPALREALAMPTAPERSRSFVVITDGFVSVESSAYQLVRENLNKANLFAFGIGSSVNHSLIEGLARAGQGEPFIVTDQRSAGEQAERLRRMIDSPLLQGIHASFEGLEVYDVEPQQLPDLFANRPLVLFGKWKGEPRGELRIDAHSADGPFQARLPISTTSLDENGDALAHLWARKRLASLMDQEALDGGFEFSSQILDLGLKYQLLTPYTSFIAVDQQVRNADPQASKSVDQPLPLPQGVNNSAIGSTVPGTPEPGVWAMLLLAGLGAWWWRRKAA; from the coding sequence ATGCGTACCCGACCCTTACTTGCACGGTTGTGCTGCCTGCTGATGGCCATGAGCGCCAGCCTGGCGGCGTTGGCCGACGAAGGCAGCGCCTTGAATGAAAACAATGCCAGCCCCTACTTCTTCGTCGAGAGCACCGACGCATCCGTCGATGCACTCCCGCTCAAGGCGACCCGCGTGGATGCCCGCGTGCTCGGCAACATCGCCGAGGTGACGGTGACCCAGGAATATCGCAACCAGGGCGCGACGCCGCTGGAAGCGCGCTATGTTTTCCCCGCCTCGACCCGCGCTGCAGTCCACGGCATGACCGTGCGCCTTGGCGAACGGGTGATCCAGGCGCAGATCCGCGAGAAGCAGAAGGCCCAGGCCGAGTACCAGCAGGCCAAGAGCGCGGGCAAAACCGCCGCGTTGCTGGAGCAGGAGCGCGAGAACGTGTTCCAGATGCAGGTCGCCAACATCCTGCCCGGCGACGTGGTGCAGGTAGAGCTGCGCTACAGCGAGCTGCTGGTGCCCACTGACGGACGCTACCAGTTCGTGTTCCCCACCGTGGTCGGCCCGCGCTACAACGGCAAAGGCACTTCCGGCAGCGGCAACCAGCCGTGGATCTCGACGCCCTACCTGCAACAGGGCCAACCCTCGGCCACGCAATTCGCCCTGCAGATGGAGTTGCTCGCGCCGGTGCAGATCGGCGAGATCGCTTCGCCCTCGCACCACATCGACATCCAGCGTGACGGTCAGCGCGCCACCCTCCACCTGGCCGCCGACGAGGCCACCGGCAACAACCGCGACTTCATCCTCGACTACCGCCTGGGCGGCGATCAGGTGCAAAGCGGCCTGCTGCTGTCGCACGGCGCGCAGGAGAACTTCTTCCTCGCCATGGTCACGCCACCGCGCGCGCCGGATACCAAGCTCATCGTGCCGCGGGACTACGTGTTCATCGTCGACGTGTCCGGCTCCATGAACGGTTTCCCGCTGGACACCACCAAGGCCCTGCTGCGCGACCTGATCGGCCGCCTGCGGCCCAGCGACACCTTCAACCTGCTGCTGTTCTCCGGCGACAACCGCAAGCTCGCCGACACCTCCCTGGCGGCCACGCCGGCCAACCTCCGCCGCGCCACCGACATGCTCGATGGCGAGCAAGGCGCCGGCGGCACCGAACTGATGCCGGCCCTGCGGGAAGCGCTGGCGATGCCCACCGCCCCGGAGCGTTCGCGCAGCTTCGTGGTGATCACCGACGGCTTCGTCAGCGTCGAAAGCAGCGCCTACCAACTGGTCCGCGAGAACCTGAACAAGGCCAACCTGTTCGCCTTCGGCATCGGCAGCTCGGTGAACCACAGCCTGATTGAGGGCCTGGCACGGGCAGGGCAGGGCGAGCCCTTCATCGTCACCGACCAGCGTTCGGCCGGCGAGCAGGCCGAACGCTTGCGCCGCATGATCGACAGCCCGCTGCTGCAAGGTATTCACGCAAGCTTCGAAGGGCTGGAGGTCTACGACGTCGAACCCCAGCAACTGCCCGACCTCTTCGCCAACCGCCCGCTGGTACTGTTCGGCAAATGGAAGGGCGAGCCCCGCGGCGAACTGCGCATCGACGCCCACTCGGCGGACGGCCCGTTCCAGGCGCGCCTGCCCATCAGCACTACCAGCCTCGACGAAAACGGCGACGCACTCGCTCACCTCTGGGCGCGCAAACGGCTGGCCAGCCTGATGGACCAGGAAGCCCTCGATGGCGGCTTCGAGTTCAGCTCGCAGATTCTCGACCTCGGCCTGAAGTACCAGTTGCTCACTCCTTACACCTCGTTCATCGCCGTCGACCAGCAAGTGCGCAACGCCGATCCGCAGGCGAGCAAGTCCGTCGACCAACCGCTGCCGCTGCCCCAGGGCGTGAACAACAGCGCCATCGGCAGCACGGTGCCGGGCACACCCGAACCCGGCGTCTGGGCCATGCTGCTGCTCGCCGGCCTTGGCGCATGGTGGTGGCGGAGGAAAGCGGCATGA
- a CDS encoding Nramp family divalent metal transporter yields MLGLPTTATAPFCPSEVKGSIQVAASAPLWKRILQFAGPGLLVSIGYMDPGNWATAIEAGSGFGYQLLFVVLLSSLAGMVLQCLAMRLGIVTGQDLAQLSRSRYSLGGARLQWLLAELSIVATDLAEVLGCALAFHLLLGVDLVTGVILTAFDTLIVLGLKGQRFRHLEAIMLGLIITISGCYLVELILIKPHWPDVAAGFLPSWDAISQREPLYLAVGILGATVMPHNLYLHSSIVQTRQVSGSNGKAAAIRLTRIDTVVSLSLALLINAAILILAAAAFHETGHTGVTEIQDAYRLLEPLVGTGLAAILFGVALLASGQSSTFTGTIAGQVIMEGFLQMKIPCWQRRLITRALALIPALIGVLMLGDKAIGKLLVLSQVVLSLQLPFALWPLIRFTSDRALMGEFVNSLLTRVLAWSLFCVISAANLWLLLQLLA; encoded by the coding sequence ATGCTCGGCCTGCCGACCACCGCCACCGCGCCGTTCTGCCCCTCGGAAGTCAAAGGCAGCATCCAGGTCGCGGCCAGCGCGCCACTGTGGAAGCGCATCCTGCAGTTCGCCGGCCCCGGCCTGCTGGTCTCCATCGGCTACATGGACCCGGGCAACTGGGCCACCGCCATCGAAGCCGGTTCGGGCTTCGGCTATCAGTTGCTGTTCGTGGTGCTGCTGTCGAGCCTCGCCGGCATGGTCCTGCAATGCCTGGCGATGCGCCTGGGCATTGTCACCGGGCAAGACCTGGCGCAGCTGTCGCGCAGTCGCTACAGCCTGGGCGGAGCGCGCCTGCAATGGCTGCTGGCGGAACTGTCTATCGTCGCCACTGACCTCGCCGAAGTGCTCGGCTGCGCCCTCGCCTTCCACCTGTTGCTGGGTGTCGACCTGGTCACCGGCGTCATCCTCACCGCCTTCGACACGCTCATCGTGCTCGGCCTCAAGGGCCAGCGCTTCCGCCATCTGGAAGCGATCATGCTCGGCCTGATCATCACTATCAGCGGCTGCTACCTGGTCGAGTTGATCCTTATCAAACCACACTGGCCGGACGTCGCCGCCGGCTTCCTGCCCAGCTGGGACGCCATCAGCCAACGCGAGCCGCTGTACCTCGCCGTCGGCATCCTTGGCGCCACGGTGATGCCGCACAATCTCTACCTGCACTCCTCCATCGTGCAGACGCGCCAGGTCAGCGGCAGCAACGGCAAGGCCGCCGCTATCCGCCTGACGCGCATCGACACCGTGGTTTCGCTGAGCCTCGCGCTGTTGATCAATGCGGCGATCCTGATCCTCGCCGCCGCCGCTTTCCACGAGACCGGCCACACCGGCGTCACCGAAATCCAGGACGCTTACCGCCTGCTCGAACCGCTGGTGGGCACCGGGCTTGCCGCGATCCTCTTCGGCGTTGCACTGCTCGCCTCGGGGCAGAGTTCCACCTTTACCGGCACCATCGCCGGGCAGGTGATCATGGAAGGCTTCCTGCAGATGAAGATTCCCTGCTGGCAGCGCCGCCTGATCACTCGCGCGCTGGCACTGATCCCGGCATTGATTGGCGTGCTGATGCTGGGCGACAAGGCGATCGGCAAGCTGCTGGTGCTCAGCCAGGTGGTGCTCAGCCTGCAACTGCCCTTCGCGCTCTGGCCGCTGATCCGCTTCACCAGCGACCGCGCGCTGATGGGCGAGTTCGTCAACAGCCTGCTGACCCGCGTGCTGGCGTGGAGCTTGTTCTGCGTCATCAGCGCCGCCAATCTCTGGCTGCTGCTGCAACTGCTGGCTTGA
- a CDS encoding PLP-dependent aminotransferase family protein, giving the protein MEAWRRALADLRVGESKYKTLVQAIAGDIEQGRLSDGQRLPPQRHVADGLGISVQTVTNAYKELERQGLVRCEVGRGSFVSRRMTEGMAHYMVDHPERALVDFSIASIVHTREHDRLWQDTCRALAQEPDQPWMRACRPVAGFDAHRDAGVQWLAQLGLQRERDDVLITNGAAHGIFLALASLAGPDDVVLCEQLTDHGVIGNSQVLGFTLKGVDIDKQGIDPEHFEDLCANERITALVCTPNLNNPTSCLMPDSRRREIAAIAQRYGVHVIEDDVYGPLLGERRPPPLSHYLPDLSFYCTSFTKSVLTGLRIGYLAMPRRLALRTESILRVNSWMATPLLAEVASRWIRNGNAQALIGLQRQVLEKRQGLVRDHLGEHLRGCDPHSLSAWIGIPEHWELDSLVRELRHRHIAVTPPDPFMVRGTPRPRAVRLCMGAECSDERMASALEDMRELFGQYPKIHDF; this is encoded by the coding sequence ATGGAAGCCTGGCGTCGCGCCCTGGCCGACCTGCGGGTCGGCGAATCCAAGTACAAGACTTTGGTGCAGGCCATTGCCGGCGACATCGAGCAGGGCCGCCTGAGCGATGGCCAGCGCCTGCCGCCGCAGCGCCACGTCGCCGATGGCCTGGGGATCAGCGTGCAAACGGTGACCAATGCCTACAAGGAACTGGAGCGCCAGGGCCTGGTGCGCTGCGAGGTGGGGCGCGGCAGTTTCGTCTCGCGGCGGATGACCGAGGGCATGGCCCATTACATGGTCGACCACCCCGAGCGCGCGCTGGTGGATTTCTCCATTGCCAGCATCGTCCACACCCGCGAGCACGACCGCCTCTGGCAGGACACCTGTCGCGCGCTGGCGCAGGAACCCGACCAGCCCTGGATGCGCGCCTGCCGCCCGGTCGCCGGCTTTGATGCGCACCGCGATGCCGGTGTGCAGTGGCTGGCGCAGCTGGGCCTGCAGCGCGAGCGCGATGACGTATTGATCACTAACGGCGCGGCCCACGGCATCTTCCTCGCGCTCGCCTCACTGGCCGGGCCGGACGATGTGGTGCTCTGCGAACAGCTCACCGACCACGGCGTGATCGGCAATTCCCAGGTGCTGGGTTTTACCTTGAAGGGTGTGGATATCGACAAGCAGGGCATCGACCCCGAGCACTTCGAAGACCTCTGCGCGAACGAGCGCATCACCGCGCTGGTCTGCACGCCCAACCTGAACAACCCGACCTCCTGCCTGATGCCCGACTCGCGCCGCCGCGAGATCGCCGCTATCGCCCAGCGCTACGGCGTTCACGTGATCGAAGACGACGTCTACGGCCCGCTGCTTGGCGAGCGCCGCCCGCCACCGCTCAGCCACTACCTGCCGGACTTGTCGTTCTACTGCACCAGCTTCACCAAGAGTGTGCTGACTGGCCTGCGCATCGGTTACCTGGCCATGCCGCGGCGGCTGGCGCTGCGCACCGAAAGCATCCTGCGGGTGAACAGCTGGATGGCCACGCCGTTGCTGGCGGAAGTCGCCTCACGGTGGATTCGCAACGGTAACGCCCAGGCGCTGATCGGCCTGCAGCGCCAGGTGCTGGAGAAGCGCCAGGGCTTGGTGCGCGACCATCTTGGCGAGCACCTGCGCGGTTGCGATCCGCATTCCCTCAGCGCCTGGATCGGCATTCCCGAGCATTGGGAGCTGGACAGCCTGGTGCGCGAGCTGCGCCACCGGCACATCGCTGTCACGCCACCCGATCCGTTCATGGTGCGCGGCACGCCCAGGCCGCGCGCGGTGCGCCTGTGCATGGGCGCCGAATGCAGCGACGAGCGCATGGCGTCCGCGCTGGAGGACATGCGCGAGCTGTTCGGGCAGTACCCGAAGATTCACGATTTCTGA
- the ehuD gene encoding ectoine/hydroxyectoine ABC transporter permease subunit EhuD, with protein MKLFDWDFAWQILPQLLHASLRTIAITLVGFALAVVFGLLFAIARRSRHAWLSWPAAWLIEFIRSTPLLIQVYFLFYVLPLYGLSMTALVAGTLGIALHYACYTAEVYRAGLEAVPRGQWEAVTALNFSPFKAYREVILPQAIRPVLPALGNYLIAMFKDTPVLSAITVVEIMQQAKNIGSDSFRYLEPITLVGVFFLLISISLASVVRQVEKRTALP; from the coding sequence ATGAAACTCTTCGACTGGGACTTCGCCTGGCAGATCCTGCCGCAACTGCTGCACGCGTCGCTGCGCACCATCGCCATCACCCTGGTGGGCTTCGCCCTGGCGGTGGTGTTCGGCCTGCTCTTCGCCATCGCCCGGCGCAGCCGCCACGCCTGGCTGTCTTGGCCGGCGGCCTGGCTGATCGAATTCATCCGCAGCACGCCGCTGCTGATCCAGGTCTATTTCCTGTTCTACGTGCTGCCGCTCTACGGGCTGAGCATGACCGCACTGGTGGCCGGCACCCTGGGCATCGCCCTGCATTACGCCTGCTACACCGCCGAGGTCTACCGCGCCGGCCTGGAAGCAGTGCCGCGCGGGCAATGGGAGGCGGTCACCGCGCTGAACTTCTCGCCCTTCAAGGCCTACCGCGAAGTGATCCTGCCCCAGGCCATCCGCCCGGTATTGCCGGCGCTGGGCAACTACCTGATCGCCATGTTCAAGGACACCCCGGTGCTCTCTGCGATCACGGTGGTGGAAATCATGCAGCAGGCGAAGAACATCGGCTCCGACAGCTTCCGCTACCTGGAACCGATCACCCTGGTCGGGGTGTTCTTCCTGCTCATCTCCATCAGCCTGGCCAGCGTCGTGCGCCAGGTGGAAAAACGCACGGCGCTGCCATGA
- the eutB gene encoding hydroxyectoine utilization dehydratase EutB, translating into MEPIPLVELYRARQRIQGLVRQTPLEHSPSLSRLLGASVYLKLESQQITGSFKLRGASNAIAQLSDEQKAKGVVAASTGNHGRALAHAARVLGVQATICLSQLVPANKVQAIRELGAEVRIIGNSQDDAQAEAERIARELGAALLPPFDHPQIIAGQGTLGLEILEQLPDVRQVLVPLSGGGLFGGVALALKQADPSIRVHGISMRRGAAMAASLAAGHPVDVEELPTLADSLGGGIGLDNRYTFALARDYCDQLHLLDEPSIAAGIRHAYREERQVVEGAAAVGIAALLDGLIAPIGPVVVVVSGRNIAIEQHQQILEETAHG; encoded by the coding sequence ATGGAGCCGATTCCCCTCGTCGAGCTGTACCGAGCACGCCAGCGCATCCAGGGCCTGGTACGGCAGACGCCGCTGGAGCATTCACCCAGCCTGTCGCGCCTGCTCGGCGCGTCGGTGTACCTGAAGCTTGAATCCCAGCAGATCACCGGCAGCTTCAAGCTGCGCGGGGCGAGCAACGCGATCGCCCAGCTCAGCGATGAGCAAAAGGCCAAGGGCGTGGTCGCGGCCTCCACCGGTAACCACGGCCGGGCGCTGGCCCACGCCGCGCGCGTGCTCGGCGTGCAAGCCACCATCTGCCTGTCGCAGTTGGTTCCGGCGAACAAGGTGCAGGCGATCCGCGAACTGGGCGCTGAAGTCCGCATCATCGGCAACAGCCAGGACGACGCCCAGGCCGAAGCCGAACGCATTGCCCGTGAGCTGGGCGCGGCGCTGCTGCCGCCCTTCGATCACCCGCAGATCATCGCCGGCCAGGGCACCCTCGGCCTGGAAATCCTCGAACAACTGCCGGACGTGCGCCAGGTGCTGGTACCGCTCTCCGGTGGCGGCCTGTTCGGCGGCGTGGCGCTGGCGCTCAAGCAGGCGGACCCGAGCATTCGCGTGCACGGCATCAGCATGCGCCGAGGCGCCGCCATGGCCGCCAGCCTCGCCGCCGGTCACCCGGTGGACGTGGAAGAGTTGCCGACCCTGGCCGACTCCCTCGGCGGCGGCATCGGCCTGGACAACCGCTACACCTTCGCACTCGCCCGTGACTACTGCGACCAGTTGCACCTGCTCGACGAGCCCTCCATTGCCGCCGGTATCCGTCACGCCTACCGCGAGGAGCGGCAGGTGGTCGAAGGCGCTGCCGCCGTGGGCATCGCCGCGCTGCTCGACGGCCTGATCGCGCCGATCGGCCCGGTGGTGGTGGTGGTCAGCGGCCGCAACATCGCCATCGAACAACACCAACAGATCCTCGAGGAAACTGCCCATGGCTGA
- the ehuA gene encoding ectoine/hydroxyectoine ABC transporter ATP-binding protein EhuA: MSSRVATQDSPAARAEAAQPMVSFRNVCKSYGSFSVLKDLNLEVGANEKVAIIGPSGSGKSTLLRALMTLETIDSGVIEVDGEPLTHLKRNDALVRAPESHVRKVRSKIGMVFQSFNLFPHMSALRNVMEAPVQVLGMRRDEARERAVELLEMVGLGNKLEHYPSQLSGGQQQRVAIARALAMRPKVMLFDEVTSALDPELCGEVLNVVRKLGAEHNLTMLMVTHQMGFAREFADRVCFFHQGSILEQGSPQQFFGNPKHERTRAFLSAVNEAN; encoded by the coding sequence ATGTCCTCCCGCGTAGCCACCCAGGATTCGCCGGCCGCGCGCGCCGAGGCAGCCCAGCCCATGGTCAGCTTCCGCAACGTGTGCAAGAGCTACGGCAGCTTCAGCGTACTCAAGGACCTCAACCTGGAAGTGGGCGCCAACGAGAAGGTCGCCATCATCGGCCCCAGCGGCTCGGGCAAGTCGACCCTGCTGCGCGCGCTGATGACCCTGGAGACCATCGACAGCGGCGTGATCGAGGTGGACGGCGAACCGCTGACCCACCTCAAGCGCAACGACGCCCTGGTGCGCGCGCCGGAAAGCCACGTGCGCAAGGTGCGCAGCAAGATCGGCATGGTGTTCCAGAGCTTCAACCTGTTCCCGCACATGAGCGCACTGCGCAATGTAATGGAAGCGCCGGTACAGGTACTCGGCATGCGCCGCGACGAAGCGCGCGAGCGGGCGGTGGAACTGCTGGAGATGGTCGGCCTGGGCAACAAGCTCGAGCACTATCCTTCGCAGCTTTCCGGCGGCCAGCAGCAGCGCGTGGCCATCGCCCGCGCGCTGGCGATGAGACCCAAGGTGATGCTGTTCGACGAGGTGACCTCGGCGCTGGACCCGGAGCTGTGCGGCGAAGTGCTCAACGTGGTGCGCAAGCTGGGCGCCGAGCACAACCTGACGATGCTCATGGTCACCCACCAGATGGGCTTCGCTCGCGAGTTCGCCGACCGCGTGTGCTTCTTCCACCAGGGCAGCATTCTCGAGCAAGGCAGCCCGCAGCAGTTCTTCGGCAACCCGAAGCACGAGCGGACGCGGGCGTTCCTGAGTGCGGTGAACGAGGCGAATTGA